A window of the Aliivibrio salmonicida LFI1238 genome harbors these coding sequences:
- a CDS encoding PTS sugar transporter subunit IIA yields the protein MIDSPTIDHRITFFVKESMLGPQISAQLTQLAKKFKCIVYIDNITRARCADISYSLGLLKVGLQKGDFCQLITVGIDAELANFVLTDLLSSTFNFVASDRLCHFSDSIVTQYPQLKPICDVDFHYVKAQTQLSKFEMLKGVSQLICPEQTDELLLAFIKREEKSSTTIARQIALPHVITPLVKKPTIAVIRSDYATDWASKMGDVNLIVGLVLPSPPTREMVITATQLTRSMLSAEFCQRLIATRQPVGLQAMLLYGMGRVLE from the coding sequence ATGATTGATTCACCTACTATTGATCATCGAATTACCTTTTTTGTTAAAGAGAGCATGCTTGGACCACAAATTAGTGCCCAACTGACTCAATTAGCAAAGAAGTTTAAATGCATTGTTTATATCGATAATATTACACGAGCCCGTTGTGCAGATATTTCTTATTCTTTAGGTTTATTGAAAGTAGGTTTACAGAAAGGGGATTTTTGCCAATTAATTACGGTAGGGATTGATGCGGAACTCGCGAATTTTGTGTTAACCGATTTATTATCTTCTACGTTCAATTTTGTTGCTTCAGACCGGTTGTGTCATTTCTCTGATTCTATCGTAACCCAATACCCGCAACTAAAGCCGATCTGTGATGTTGACTTCCATTACGTAAAAGCTCAAACGCAATTATCAAAATTTGAGATGCTAAAAGGAGTGTCTCAATTAATTTGCCCAGAACAAACCGATGAGTTATTACTGGCTTTTATTAAGCGTGAAGAGAAGTCATCAACGACGATTGCTCGTCAAATTGCCTTACCTCATGTCATTACGCCTTTAGTGAAAAAACCAACCATCGCGGTAATTCGATCAGATTACGCAACGGATTGGGCGTCTAAAATGGGGGATGTGAATTTAATTGTCGGTTTAGTTTTACCTAGCCCACCAACACGAGAGATGGTGATCACAGCCACTCAATTAACCCGAAGTATGTTATCTGCGGAGTTTTGCCAGCGATTAATCGCAACAAGGCAACCTGTTGGCCTTCAAGCCATGTTGTTGTACGGTATGGGTAGAGTTTTGGAATAA
- a CDS encoding PTS fructose transporter subunit IIB produces the protein MKIVAVTACPTGIAHTYMAADVLKKAAVRYGVSIKVETQGAMGIENALTPVDIVQADLVLIASDIDIENSSRFIGIKTQQHSIELILTDVDSVLKKYIS, from the coding sequence ATGAAAATTGTGGCAGTTACAGCGTGTCCTACAGGGATCGCACACACCTATATGGCAGCTGATGTATTAAAAAAGGCCGCGGTGAGATATGGAGTATCAATTAAAGTTGAAACTCAAGGCGCGATGGGAATTGAAAATGCGTTAACACCGGTTGATATTGTACAAGCGGATCTTGTGTTAATCGCTTCAGACATTGATATAGAAAACAGCAGTCGATTCATTGGTATTAAAACACAGCAGCACAGTATTGAACTGATTTTGACTGATGTTGATAGTGTGTTGAAAAAATACATTTCATGA
- a CDS encoding PTS fructose transporter subunit IIABC — protein sequence MITDLINEQLICLNLHAKTKDDVFSEMAAILHQQGRINDIGQFLSDIYAREELGNTGFEEGVALPHAKSSAVIKPAVMIGVSQEGVEYGAEDGQPSRLFFMIASPENGADHHIEVLAELSSKLIEEGFIKKFLNATSSKLALELLLQKAETIDAIEPKNGFLIGVTGCPAGIAHTYLACEALEKGAAELGYKIKVETNGSIGVRNSPTAEEIEQADAIIIACDKQVDLTHFAGKKLIQTSVKAPIKDAKGLITQSLTQPPFDTDSVNTPTDTKDKTSQARSDLYRYLMNGVSHMIPFVVTGGLLIALALALGGQPTESGMAIPPGSLWNKVLDVGVVAFTLMIPVLAGYIAYAIADRPALTPGLIGGWIANNGSFYGADAGTGFIGAIIAGLLVGYFVKFIVSVNYHKFIQPLVPIMIAPIAGSLFISGLFIFVIGAPIASLMDGLTALLTSMSSGNVILLGIVLGGMTGFDMGGPFNKVAFLFSVGMIASGQTQFMGAMACAIPVAPLGMSLATIIGRKFNIFEESEIEAGKAAGAMGLVGISEGAIPFAAQDPISVIPANILGSMTAAVMAFSFGITNSVAHGGPVVALLGAINKPLLALACMAGGAVVTALVCVSIKKMRQAKALSLAAI from the coding sequence ATGATCACAGACTTAATCAATGAACAATTAATTTGTTTAAATTTACACGCAAAAACCAAAGACGATGTATTTTCTGAAATGGCTGCGATACTTCATCAGCAAGGTCGAATTAATGATATAGGCCAGTTTTTATCTGATATTTACGCCCGTGAAGAACTAGGAAATACGGGCTTTGAAGAAGGTGTTGCTCTTCCTCATGCAAAAAGTTCAGCTGTAATTAAACCTGCCGTAATGATTGGTGTAAGCCAAGAAGGTGTTGAATACGGAGCAGAAGATGGGCAGCCATCTCGCTTATTTTTTATGATCGCCTCACCTGAAAATGGAGCTGATCATCATATTGAAGTTCTTGCAGAACTCTCTTCAAAACTGATTGAAGAAGGGTTTATCAAAAAATTTCTTAATGCGACCTCTTCTAAATTAGCGCTTGAATTATTGCTACAAAAAGCAGAAACCATTGATGCAATAGAACCTAAAAATGGATTTTTAATTGGAGTCACAGGTTGTCCTGCCGGTATTGCTCATACCTATTTAGCGTGCGAGGCCCTTGAAAAAGGCGCAGCAGAATTAGGATATAAGATAAAAGTAGAAACCAACGGGTCTATTGGGGTCAGAAATAGCCCAACAGCAGAAGAAATAGAACAAGCCGATGCCATTATTATTGCTTGTGATAAACAAGTAGACCTCACTCATTTTGCAGGAAAAAAACTGATTCAAACCAGTGTTAAGGCTCCGATCAAAGACGCAAAAGGACTGATCACTCAGTCTCTAACTCAACCACCTTTTGATACTGACAGTGTAAATACACCAACAGATACCAAAGACAAAACCTCTCAAGCACGTTCAGATTTATACCGTTACCTAATGAACGGCGTATCCCACATGATCCCATTTGTGGTTACGGGCGGTTTGTTAATCGCATTAGCATTAGCGCTTGGTGGTCAACCTACTGAGAGTGGTATGGCTATTCCTCCCGGTAGTTTGTGGAATAAAGTATTAGATGTTGGTGTTGTTGCTTTCACCTTAATGATCCCCGTTCTTGCAGGTTACATTGCTTATGCGATTGCAGATCGCCCAGCACTAACTCCAGGTCTTATTGGTGGTTGGATTGCAAACAACGGTTCTTTTTATGGTGCAGATGCAGGTACTGGCTTTATTGGTGCCATCATTGCCGGTCTTCTTGTTGGTTACTTCGTCAAATTTATCGTGAGCGTTAACTACCATAAATTTATCCAACCCCTTGTTCCTATCATGATTGCCCCTATTGCCGGTTCATTGTTCATTTCTGGATTATTCATTTTTGTTATTGGTGCACCAATAGCAAGTTTAATGGATGGATTAACCGCACTACTAACAAGCATGAGCTCTGGTAACGTGATTTTATTAGGCATCGTACTGGGTGGAATGACGGGCTTTGATATGGGTGGCCCATTCAATAAAGTCGCCTTCTTATTCTCTGTTGGCATGATTGCGAGTGGTCAAACTCAATTCATGGGCGCCATGGCATGTGCTATTCCTGTCGCACCACTTGGCATGTCGTTAGCTACCATCATTGGTCGTAAATTCAATATCTTTGAAGAATCAGAAATTGAAGCAGGCAAAGCAGCTGGTGCAATGGGTTTAGTTGGTATTTCTGAAGGTGCAATTCCATTTGCAGCTCAAGATCCTATCTCTGTGATCCCAGCGAATATCCTTGGTTCGATGACGGCCGCAGTAATGGCTTTCTCATTTGGTATCACAAACAGTGTTGCTCATGGTGGTCCCGTTGTCGCCCTACTTGGCGCGATAAATAAACCATTACTTGCACTTGCTTGTATGGCTGGCGGCGCAGTTGTAACTGCACTTGTTTGCGTATCCATTAAAAAGATGCGTCAAGCGAAAGCCCTGTCTCTAGCGGCAATTTAA
- the manA gene encoding mannose-6-phosphate isomerase, class I yields MNNQTQPFFFPMNNVIQDYAWGSSTSIESLFGIENPSHKPQAELWMGAHPNGCSSATFNDESILLSDLINQDKASFLSSVTAEMFGELPYLFKVLAAEKALSIQVHPNKQQAVDGYNKEEQAGIPLTAFNRNYKDNNHKPELVYALTDYQAMNGFRDFNESISLFKSMNLKSITHFVSAFEEQPNSTGLNIFFKNILSLSDDKKETAINELMAYAKVQCDSPLFALLVDLEIQYPNDIGLFTPLMLNVITLKPGQAMYLHACTPHAYIKGTGLEIMANSDNVLRAGLTPKYMDIDELMACTLFNVTPFDSLLMTPEVIAGGVNYPIPVDDFNFSVLEMVNALPLNTTSAEVLFAINSDMTVTHISGQTVIVKKGHSVFIPAYTGQYILTSSGKVARAYN; encoded by the coding sequence ATGAACAATCAAACTCAACCTTTCTTTTTTCCAATGAACAATGTAATTCAAGATTATGCGTGGGGAAGCAGCACTTCAATTGAAAGTCTATTTGGTATTGAAAATCCAAGCCATAAACCACAAGCTGAATTGTGGATGGGCGCCCACCCAAATGGCTGCTCTAGCGCGACGTTTAATGACGAATCTATTTTATTATCTGATTTAATTAATCAAGACAAAGCGTCTTTCCTTTCTTCAGTAACAGCAGAAATGTTTGGTGAATTACCTTATCTTTTCAAGGTATTAGCGGCAGAAAAAGCATTATCGATCCAAGTTCATCCAAATAAACAACAAGCCGTGGATGGCTATAATAAAGAAGAACAAGCGGGTATCCCTTTGACTGCGTTTAATCGTAATTACAAAGATAATAACCACAAACCAGAGCTTGTTTACGCCTTAACAGATTATCAAGCAATGAATGGATTTAGAGATTTTAACGAGTCCATTTCATTATTTAAAAGCATGAACTTAAAAAGTATTACTCATTTTGTTTCCGCATTTGAAGAACAACCTAATTCAACGGGATTAAATATATTTTTCAAGAACATTCTTTCATTATCAGATGACAAGAAAGAAACGGCAATTAATGAATTAATGGCATATGCCAAAGTACAGTGTGATTCCCCTCTTTTCGCATTGCTTGTTGATTTAGAAATTCAATATCCAAATGACATCGGTTTATTTACACCTCTAATGTTAAATGTTATCACGCTAAAGCCTGGACAAGCGATGTACTTACACGCTTGTACTCCTCACGCTTACATTAAAGGGACAGGTCTTGAAATCATGGCCAATTCAGACAATGTATTGCGTGCGGGATTAACACCAAAATACATGGACATAGATGAACTAATGGCCTGTACTTTATTTAATGTCACCCCATTTGATTCTTTATTGATGACTCCAGAGGTGATTGCTGGTGGTGTAAATTACCCAATTCCGGTAGACGATTTTAACTTCTCTGTTTTAGAAATGGTAAACGCATTACCGTTAAATACCACAAGTGCCGAAGTGTTATTTGCTATCAACAGTGACATGACGGTAACCCATATTTCAGGGCAAACGGTTATTGTGAAGAAAGGTCATTCTGTATTTATCCCAGCGTATACTGGTCAATACATTCTTACCTCTTCAGGAAAAGTGGCAAGAGCTTACAACTAG